The genomic interval AGCAGGCAATGCGCTTCCTTCTGAGAACGACTTAGCAGACATACACGATACAAGCAGGGAAACCATTCGCAAAGCCTTAAACCTCTTATCGCAAAATGGTTTTATTCAAAAAATCCGCGGCAAAGGTTCAATTGTCCTTGATGTGCAAAAAATGAGCTTTCCGATTTCGGGATTAGTGAGTTTTAAAGAAGTTTCTAAAAACCTCAAAAAGGAATCTATTACAACTGTTCATGATTTTGGGTTAATTAAGCCAGATCCCTTTATTAAGCAACAACTGAACGCTTCAAATAAAGATGAAATCTGGAAGGTGATTCGCTCAAGAACAATTGGCGGAGAAAAGATTATTTTAGATAAGGACTATTTCCTAAAGGATTATGTTCCAACCTTAACAAAGCAAATTTGTGAAGGGTCTATCTATGATTATCTGGAAAATGAGCTGCAACTGAATATTAGCTTTGCCAAAAAAGAGATTGTTGTTGAGGACTGTACCGAGGAAGATCGCACATACCTTGACTTAGAAGGATTTTCTCATATTGTTGTCGTTAAAAACTATGTGCACTTAGATAATGCCAGCTTGTTTCAATATACGGAATCGCGCCATCGACTTGATAAGTTCCGGTTTGTTGATTTTGCAAGACGCGGCGTATAAGCACACCTACCGAGCCATTGGGTTTGTTCCCAATGGTTTTTCTTTGCCTAAATATGCTTTGCATGCGATCTTTCAGCCAAAGTGATAAGATAAAGTGAGGCTTCCCTCAGGCGGGTTTCCTATTTCCCATATGTGGTTAGCGAAATCTTCCGGCTTCTACTTACAGTTATTCTGAGATGAAATTATCCTAATTTTAGAAAGAAGGACGTTCATATGAAAAACGAGATCATTGAAAGATTTATTCGTTACGTGAAAGTGGATACTCAATCAAATGAAGACATTGAAACATGTCCCTCTACACCTGGGCAGTTGACTCTTGCAAATATGCTTGTGAAGGAACTAAATGAGATTGGTATGAATGATGTGTCCATCGATGAAAATGGATATGTTATGGCCACTCTCCCTGCAAACACGGAAAAAAGTGTGCCTACGATTGGGTTTTTAGCACATGTCGATACTGCTACTGATTTCACAGGCAAAAATGTGAACCCACAAATCGTTGAAAATTATGATGGAAAAGATATTACGTTAAATGAACCTTTACATATTGTCCTTTCACCCGCTCACTTTCCAAATTTAGCTAATTATACAGGACATACATTGATTACAACTGACGGTACCACATTACTAGGTGCCGATAACAAAGCCGGTATTGCTGAAATTATGACAGCAATGGCTTTCTTGATTAAGCATCCCGAAATCAAGCACGGGAAAATAAGAGTTGCGTTTACACCTGACGAAGAAATTGGCAGAGGTCCACATAAATTTGATGTGACAGCCTTTCATGCTGATTTTGCTTACACAGTGGATGGCGGCCCTCTTGGCGAACTTCAATATGAAAGCTTTAATGCTGCCGCCGCGAAAATTACGTTCAAAGGAAATAATGTTCACCCTGGAACGGCTAAAGCAAAGATGGTGAACTCTGCTAAAATAGCGATGGCGTTCAACAGCAAGCTTCCACAGATGGAAGCACCGGAATTCACAGAAGGCTATGATGGCTTCTATCATTTACTTTCCTTTACTGGTAATGTGGAAAAAACAAAGCTGCACTATATTATTCGCGACCATGACAAGCTGCAATTTCAAGCAA from Metabacillus sediminilitoris carries:
- the treR gene encoding trehalose operon repressor — encoded protein: MKKNKYLAIYKEWTDKIKSGEIKAGNALPSENDLADIHDTSRETIRKALNLLSQNGFIQKIRGKGSIVLDVQKMSFPISGLVSFKEVSKNLKKESITTVHDFGLIKPDPFIKQQLNASNKDEIWKVIRSRTIGGEKIILDKDYFLKDYVPTLTKQICEGSIYDYLENELQLNISFAKKEIVVEDCTEEDRTYLDLEGFSHIVVVKNYVHLDNASLFQYTESRHRLDKFRFVDFARRGV
- the pepT gene encoding peptidase T; translated protein: MKNEIIERFIRYVKVDTQSNEDIETCPSTPGQLTLANMLVKELNEIGMNDVSIDENGYVMATLPANTEKSVPTIGFLAHVDTATDFTGKNVNPQIVENYDGKDITLNEPLHIVLSPAHFPNLANYTGHTLITTDGTTLLGADNKAGIAEIMTAMAFLIKHPEIKHGKIRVAFTPDEEIGRGPHKFDVTAFHADFAYTVDGGPLGELQYESFNAAAAKITFKGNNVHPGTAKAKMVNSAKIAMAFNSKLPQMEAPEFTEGYDGFYHLLSFTGNVEKTKLHYIIRDHDKLQFQARKEKITALVEEFKSVYGQESVILEMNDQYYNMKDKIEPVKYIVDIAHQAMEKLGIEPIVEPIRGGTDGSQLSYMGLPTPNIFTGGENFHGKFEFISVENMIKATNTVIEISKLFEESASE